Proteins encoded together in one Micromonospora auratinigra window:
- a CDS encoding fatty acid desaturase family protein, translating into MTSSTSTAPPAQRGSDYARLSRRVAEAGLFRRRPGWYAVSIALTFGAFLAGWALVVAVGDSWWQALTAVGMAVATTQVAFLGHDAGHRQMFRRRGASELAGLVAGNLAVGLSYGWWVDKHNRHHANPNHADEDPDVGAGVLVWTDEQVAATRGAARWRARRQAWLFFPLLLLEGLALHVASVRAVTGREDGRWRTPVRHRLVEGLLLVAHAVGYLGLVFAVMSPGRALVFVAVHQGLWGLYMGCAFAPNHKGMPMPGPDDEWDYLRKQVLTSRNVRGGRLVDVALGALNYQIEHHLFPSMPRANLRRARPIVRAYCAEQAIPYAETGLFASYRQALAHLHEVGRPARADRPGAA; encoded by the coding sequence ATGACCTCATCGACGTCGACGGCGCCACCGGCGCAGCGGGGCAGTGACTACGCCCGGCTGTCCCGCCGGGTCGCCGAGGCCGGCCTGTTCCGGCGTCGGCCGGGCTGGTACGCGGTCTCGATCGCGCTGACCTTCGGCGCCTTCCTCGCCGGGTGGGCGCTGGTGGTCGCGGTGGGCGACTCCTGGTGGCAGGCGCTCACGGCGGTGGGCATGGCGGTGGCGACCACCCAGGTGGCGTTCCTCGGCCACGACGCCGGGCACCGGCAGATGTTCCGCCGCCGGGGCGCCAGCGAGCTGGCCGGGCTGGTCGCCGGCAACCTGGCCGTCGGGCTCAGCTACGGCTGGTGGGTGGACAAGCACAACCGGCACCACGCCAACCCGAACCACGCCGACGAGGACCCGGACGTGGGGGCCGGCGTGCTGGTCTGGACCGACGAGCAGGTGGCGGCCACCCGGGGCGCGGCCCGGTGGCGGGCCCGCCGGCAGGCCTGGCTCTTCTTCCCGCTGCTCCTGCTGGAGGGCCTGGCGCTGCACGTGGCGAGCGTGCGCGCGGTGACCGGACGCGAGGACGGCCGCTGGCGTACCCCGGTGCGGCACCGGCTGGTCGAGGGGCTGCTGCTGGTCGCGCACGCCGTCGGCTACCTCGGCCTGGTGTTCGCGGTGATGTCCCCGGGCAGGGCGCTGGTCTTCGTCGCCGTGCACCAGGGGCTGTGGGGGCTCTACATGGGGTGCGCGTTCGCCCCCAACCACAAGGGCATGCCGATGCCGGGCCCCGACGACGAGTGGGACTACCTGCGCAAGCAGGTGCTCACCTCGCGCAACGTGCGGGGCGGCCGGCTGGTGGACGTGGCGCTGGGGGCGCTGAACTACCAGATCGAGCACCACCTGTTCCCGAGCATGCCCCGGGCCAACCTGCGCCGGGCCCGGCCGATCGTCCGGGCGTACTGCGCCGAGCAGGCCATCCCGTACGCCGAGACCGGGCTGTTCGCCTCGTACCGGCAGGCGCTGGCGCACCTGCACGAGGTCGGCCGTCCGGCCCGCGCCGACCGGCCCGGAGCTGCCTGA
- a CDS encoding SCO7613 C-terminal domain-containing membrane protein, which translates to MENTPYPCPACGGPADLVAGCRRCGRPPYPPAAEVIRLDREIAVLVPRVEAARVAYQELAGRLGATRQRRAELSARIRLEIPPPVPTVVPTAPTAPTAPAVAVTGPAGVVPGRPVPAGRPGAAETSTRAVQGLLFVLGGLLLGTAAVVFTAVAWAAFGVAGRALILLALTALALAGPLVARRRGLRGTAETFAAVGLLLVLLDGYAAWSVDLFGVAGWPASRYAALVGGVGAAVAAGYARLSRLTVPWFAALLTAQPVLPLAAAAAKPSPAGWALVLAAVALGDLVVVVALRSRAVPAGVAVAVPAGGPGWGQPAGGGPAGGQVAGGGPVHLAGGVAGGGPVHPAPAPRTAGAAVVAGRVLGMVGHGAALAVAAGCALPALILGRAAGTPLLAGAPLLVVALVLVVGALAAGDRTYRTITAGLLVPVLASALIRPVAALRPGLLLVAAGLVVLALAGLVRAVPRRLRTGPRVGAFVVAAGLGQVGTVLALVVGGSTALAAFPAWHGAEPVPAPSWGWQLPVALLLTTGAVALHLPRAARPVAGVVGAALAVLAVPAVTAVPWPLVLTVDLVAATGLLLGAVLRPRRGHPTVLFPALAAAVLAGHAVLVGCAAPLGEGVVLAVLAGTGLLAAARGRRGAGAQPVVAGVALAVALLAVPAGAAVALVAAGAPAWWQLRGASAAVALLIVATAAVRRHWTELHGYAATGFAVALGAVGIAPLVVPGAEPVALYAAAGTLLALAGTVGPRPTVAPRAVGAALAGLALVATAPATLRVLAGTPVRPWSGVPPVRPVPGAFAAGLALLLLGLAAAGYARLRGGGRREPVTVALPFAALALPVLLAAVGAPWPVRPAVLFGTGVAALLVAALAGPRRWLLAVTVPLGVVLLPLGLGGLLATRAATLAGLGALVVAAAVIGAAGRHPATRLAGWLVTVAAATGFAVTAPLAAGQPLRTAAFTVLAVAALVLHAVPLLRRRATPDAAPAGPAAAPAGPGVLPAGPGVVPAEVGAVPAGAGGMTAGPGAMWAGPGVLPAGATPAAAGAGRVGAVALEAAAQAVAGLALLLTAGSLRHAAAVCVLWGVAVAVRVLRRGESPAGRRVLAGVAGGSELVGGWLLLAAGGVAVLEAYTAPAAALALGAGLLALRTRPGLTSWLALGPGLAAALLPSLVSVLVAAEPQPWRRLALGVVALAAVLGGAVRRWQAPVLLGTAALVPLALHELARGWDLLPRWIFLALGGLALIALAATYERRRRDLARLRSLVGRMS; encoded by the coding sequence GTGGAGAACACCCCCTATCCCTGTCCCGCCTGCGGCGGCCCCGCCGATCTCGTCGCCGGCTGCCGCCGGTGCGGCCGGCCGCCGTACCCGCCGGCCGCCGAGGTGATCCGGCTGGACCGGGAGATCGCCGTGCTGGTGCCCCGGGTGGAGGCGGCCCGGGTGGCGTACCAGGAATTGGCGGGGCGGCTGGGCGCGACCCGGCAGCGCCGGGCGGAGCTGAGCGCCCGGATCCGGCTGGAGATCCCGCCGCCGGTTCCGACCGTCGTGCCGACCGCGCCGACCGCGCCGACCGCGCCGGCCGTCGCGGTCACCGGGCCGGCGGGCGTCGTGCCGGGCCGTCCGGTCCCGGCCGGGCGGCCGGGTGCGGCGGAGACCTCCACCCGGGCGGTGCAGGGCCTGCTCTTCGTCCTCGGTGGACTGCTGCTCGGCACCGCCGCGGTGGTCTTCACCGCGGTCGCCTGGGCCGCGTTCGGAGTGGCCGGCCGGGCGCTGATCCTGCTCGCCCTCACCGCGCTGGCCCTGGCCGGGCCGCTGGTGGCCCGGCGGCGCGGGTTGCGCGGCACCGCCGAGACGTTCGCCGCGGTGGGGCTGCTGCTGGTGCTCCTCGACGGGTACGCGGCCTGGTCGGTGGACCTGTTCGGGGTGGCCGGCTGGCCGGCCAGCCGGTACGCGGCGCTGGTCGGGGGGGTCGGCGCGGCGGTCGCGGCCGGGTACGCGCGGCTGAGCCGGCTCACCGTGCCGTGGTTCGCGGCGTTGCTGACCGCACAGCCGGTGCTGCCGCTGGCCGCGGCGGCGGCGAAGCCCTCGCCGGCCGGGTGGGCGCTGGTCCTCGCCGCAGTGGCGTTGGGCGACCTCGTGGTGGTGGTCGCCCTGCGGTCCCGGGCCGTACCGGCGGGGGTGGCCGTCGCCGTCCCCGCCGGCGGCCCGGGGTGGGGTCAGCCGGCCGGCGGGGGACCGGCCGGGGGGCAGGTGGCCGGCGGGGGGCCGGTCCACCTGGCCGGCGGGGTGGCCGGCGGGGGGCCGGTCCACCCCGCCCCGGCTCCACGGACGGCGGGGGCGGCGGTCGTCGCCGGCCGGGTGCTCGGCATGGTCGGGCACGGTGCCGCCCTCGCCGTCGCGGCCGGCTGCGCGCTGCCGGCGCTGATCCTGGGCCGGGCGGCCGGTACGCCGCTGCTGGCCGGCGCGCCGCTGCTGGTGGTGGCGCTGGTCCTGGTCGTGGGCGCACTGGCGGCGGGGGACCGGACGTATCGCACGATCACCGCCGGGCTGCTGGTGCCGGTGCTCGCCTCCGCGCTCATCCGGCCGGTGGCCGCGCTGCGGCCGGGCCTGCTGCTGGTGGCGGCCGGGCTGGTGGTGCTCGCCCTGGCCGGGCTGGTCCGGGCGGTGCCGCGGCGGCTGCGTACCGGCCCCCGGGTGGGCGCGTTCGTGGTCGCGGCGGGGCTGGGTCAGGTCGGCACGGTGCTCGCCCTGGTGGTCGGCGGGTCCACCGCGCTCGCCGCGTTCCCGGCCTGGCACGGTGCCGAACCGGTGCCGGCCCCGTCCTGGGGCTGGCAGCTCCCGGTGGCGCTGCTGCTCACCACGGGGGCGGTGGCGCTGCACCTGCCCCGGGCCGCCCGGCCGGTGGCCGGGGTGGTCGGTGCCGCGCTGGCCGTCCTCGCCGTGCCGGCGGTCACCGCCGTCCCGTGGCCGCTGGTGTTGACCGTCGACCTGGTGGCGGCCACCGGGCTGCTGCTGGGCGCGGTGCTGCGCCCCCGCCGGGGACACCCGACGGTGCTGTTCCCCGCGCTCGCGGCGGCGGTCCTGGCCGGGCACGCCGTGCTGGTCGGCTGCGCCGCGCCGCTGGGCGAGGGCGTCGTGCTGGCGGTGCTCGCCGGCACCGGCCTGCTCGCCGCCGCGCGGGGCCGCCGGGGTGCCGGGGCCCAGCCGGTGGTCGCCGGTGTGGCGCTGGCGGTCGCGCTGCTCGCGGTACCGGCGGGGGCGGCGGTCGCGCTGGTCGCGGCGGGCGCGCCGGCCTGGTGGCAGCTGCGGGGCGCGTCCGCCGCCGTCGCGCTGCTGATCGTCGCCACCGCCGCGGTCCGCCGCCACTGGACCGAGCTGCACGGGTACGCGGCCACCGGCTTCGCCGTCGCGCTCGGCGCGGTGGGGATCGCCCCGCTGGTCGTACCGGGTGCCGAACCGGTGGCGCTGTACGCGGCGGCGGGGACCCTGCTGGCGCTGGCCGGGACCGTCGGTCCCCGGCCGACCGTCGCGCCCCGGGCGGTCGGTGCCGCGCTGGCCGGGCTGGCGCTGGTCGCCACCGCCCCGGCCACCCTGCGGGTGCTCGCCGGCACGCCGGTGCGCCCCTGGTCCGGGGTGCCGCCGGTCCGCCCGGTGCCGGGCGCGTTCGCCGCCGGGCTGGCCCTGCTGCTGCTCGGGCTGGCCGCCGCCGGGTACGCCCGACTCCGTGGGGGCGGCCGGCGGGAGCCGGTGACCGTCGCGCTGCCGTTCGCCGCGCTGGCCCTACCGGTGCTGCTCGCCGCGGTCGGCGCGCCCTGGCCGGTACGGCCCGCCGTGCTGTTCGGCACCGGAGTGGCCGCGCTGCTGGTGGCGGCGCTCGCCGGACCGCGCCGGTGGCTGCTCGCGGTGACCGTGCCGCTCGGGGTGGTCCTGCTCCCGCTCGGACTGGGTGGCCTCCTCGCCACCCGGGCCGCCACGCTGGCCGGTCTCGGCGCGCTGGTCGTCGCGGCGGCCGTCATCGGCGCGGCCGGCCGGCACCCCGCGACCCGGCTCGCCGGCTGGCTGGTGACCGTGGCGGCGGCCACCGGCTTCGCGGTGACCGCGCCGCTGGCCGCCGGGCAGCCGCTGCGGACCGCCGCGTTCACCGTGCTCGCCGTCGCGGCGCTGGTCCTGCACGCCGTACCGCTGCTGCGCCGCCGAGCGACGCCCGACGCGGCCCCTGCCGGTCCGGCTGCGGCCCCGGCCGGGCCCGGCGTGCTGCCGGCCGGGCCCGGCGTGGTGCCGGCCGAGGTCGGCGCGGTGCCGGCCGGTGCCGGCGGAATGACCGCCGGTCCGGGCGCGATGTGGGCCGGCCCCGGCGTGCTGCCGGCGGGTGCGACGCCGGCAGCTGCCGGCGCGGGACGGGTCGGCGCGGTGGCGCTGGAGGCGGCGGCGCAGGCGGTGGCCGGGCTGGCACTGCTGCTCACCGCGGGCTCGCTGCGGCACGCGGCGGCGGTCTGCGTGCTGTGGGGCGTGGCGGTGGCGGTCCGGGTGCTCCGGCGCGGGGAGTCGCCGGCCGGCCGGCGGGTGCTCGCCGGGGTGGCGGGCGGCAGCGAACTGGTCGGCGGCTGGCTGCTGCTGGCGGCCGGCGGGGTGGCGGTGCTGGAGGCGTACACCGCCCCGGCGGCGGCGCTCGCCCTCGGCGCGGGCCTGCTGGCGCTGCGTACCCGGCCCGGGTTGACCAGCTGGCTGGCGCTCGGCCCGGGGCTCGCGGCGGCGCTGCTGCCCAGCCTGGTCTCGGTGCTGGTGGCCGCGGAGCCGCAGCCGTGGCGCCGGCTGGCGCTCGGCGTGGTCGCCCTCGCGGCGGTGCTCGGCGGCGCGGTCCGGCGGTGGCAGGCCCCGGTGCTGCTGGGGACGGCCGCGCTGGTGCCGCTGGCGCTGCACGAGCTGGCCCGGGGCTGGGACCTGCTGCCCCGCTGGATCTTCCTGGCGCTGGGCGGGCTGGCGCTGATCGCGCTCGCCGCCACCTACGAGCGCCGGCGGCGCGACCTGGCCCGGCTGCGCTCCCTGGTCGGGCGGATGTCGTAG
- the cutA gene encoding divalent-cation tolerance protein CutA, with translation MEQICVVTTVVDARQVADVLAAAAVAARLAACAQVGGRVDSTYWWRSAIETTTEWSVQFKTAPDRVEALVDQVRASHPYEVPEVLVTRVESGNPDYAAWVHEQTRP, from the coding sequence GTGGAGCAGATCTGCGTGGTGACGACGGTGGTGGACGCCCGCCAGGTGGCGGACGTGCTGGCCGCGGCGGCCGTCGCCGCCCGACTGGCGGCGTGCGCCCAGGTCGGCGGGCGGGTGGACAGCACCTACTGGTGGCGGTCCGCGATCGAGACCACCACCGAGTGGTCGGTGCAGTTCAAGACCGCCCCGGACCGGGTCGAGGCCTTGGTCGACCAGGTCCGCGCCAGCCACCCGTACGAGGTGCCGGAGGTGCTGGTGACCCGGGTGGAGAGCGGGAACCCGGACTACGCGGCCTGGGTGCACGAGCAGACCCGGCCCTAG
- a CDS encoding 1-acyl-sn-glycerol-3-phosphate acyltransferase produces the protein MPLPPRWVRRLLLAPGAVLLAVAVLVTLPGWALLALAASPLVPGRLRPLRLLWIGTVYLVWDAAALLALFGLWLASGFGAYKRSPFFQRAHYVLAGRFLQVLFWQARWTLRLSIDVVGTDPDTALPGRPELVLCRHAGPGDSFILIHALVNWFHREPRIVLKESLQWDPAVDVLLNRLPNRFIAPGPDGRDSVVRQIGHLATGLDDDDAFVIFPEGGNFTPGRRLRAIARLRSLGLERMALRAERMQHVLAPQPGGLLAALDAAPDAGVIFVAHTGLDRMLTVTDVWRELPMDKRIVMRFWSVPPEEVPAGRQERIDWLFDWWARIDRWIAANRDGAAADRTVPDGDAA, from the coding sequence ATGCCGCTGCCACCCCGCTGGGTACGCCGGCTGCTGCTCGCGCCCGGCGCGGTGCTGCTGGCGGTCGCGGTGCTGGTCACCCTGCCCGGCTGGGCCCTGCTGGCGCTGGCCGCGTCGCCGCTGGTGCCGGGCCGGCTGCGCCCGCTGCGGCTGCTCTGGATCGGCACCGTCTACCTGGTCTGGGACGCGGCGGCGCTGCTCGCCCTCTTCGGGCTCTGGCTGGCCTCGGGCTTCGGGGCGTACAAGCGCTCGCCGTTCTTCCAGCGGGCCCACTACGTGCTCGCCGGGCGCTTCCTCCAGGTGCTGTTCTGGCAGGCCCGCTGGACGCTGCGGTTGAGCATCGACGTGGTCGGCACCGACCCGGACACCGCGCTGCCCGGCCGGCCCGAGCTGGTGCTCTGCCGGCACGCCGGGCCCGGCGACTCGTTCATCCTGATCCACGCGCTGGTGAACTGGTTCCACCGCGAACCCCGGATCGTGCTGAAGGAGAGCCTCCAGTGGGACCCGGCGGTCGACGTGCTGCTCAACCGGCTGCCCAACCGGTTCATCGCGCCCGGTCCGGACGGCCGTGACTCGGTGGTCCGGCAGATCGGTCACCTGGCCACCGGACTGGACGACGACGACGCGTTCGTGATCTTCCCGGAGGGCGGCAACTTCACCCCCGGCCGGCGGCTGCGGGCCATCGCCCGGCTGCGCTCGCTCGGCCTGGAGCGGATGGCCCTGCGGGCGGAGCGCATGCAGCACGTGCTGGCCCCGCAGCCGGGTGGACTGCTGGCCGCCCTGGACGCCGCCCCGGACGCCGGGGTGATCTTCGTGGCGCACACCGGGCTGGACCGGATGCTCACCGTCACCGACGTGTGGCGGGAACTGCCGATGGACAAGCGGATCGTGATGCGCTTCTGGTCGGTGCCCCCGGAGGAGGTGCCCGCCGGCAGGCAGGAGCGCATCGACTGGCTCTTCGACTGGTGGGCCCGGATCGACCGGTGGATCGCCGCGAACCGGGACGGGGCGGCCGCGGACCGCACCGTGCCCGACGGCGACGCCGCGTAG
- a CDS encoding patatin-like phospholipase family protein, with protein MAGGPVAFVLGGGGVLGAVEVGMLRALFRARIRPDMVLGTSIGAVNGALVAADPTEAVTDRLVRLWASPEASEVYGDSVARQLRRFAARTHLHSPRPLRRLLENELGEQTTFADLKVPFRCCAANIERAAEHWFHSGPLVPAVLASASVPGLLPPTEIDGRHYIDGGVVNSIPVGEAVAAGATQVFVLQVGRIDRELTPPRRPWEIAQVAFEIARRHRFAREMAAVPDGVEVHVLPTGGLEPRDDSPWAYRDMAAVGRRISRAYTASRRYLDSLAR; from the coding sequence ATGGCAGGTGGTCCGGTGGCGTTCGTGCTCGGTGGCGGCGGGGTGCTCGGCGCGGTCGAGGTGGGCATGCTGCGTGCCCTGTTCCGGGCCCGGATCCGGCCCGACATGGTGCTCGGCACCTCGATCGGCGCGGTCAACGGCGCCCTGGTGGCCGCCGACCCCACCGAGGCGGTCACCGACCGGCTGGTCCGGCTCTGGGCGTCGCCCGAGGCGAGCGAGGTGTACGGCGACTCCGTCGCCCGGCAGCTGCGCCGCTTCGCCGCCCGGACCCACCTGCACTCGCCCCGGCCGCTGCGCCGGCTGCTGGAGAACGAGCTGGGCGAACAGACCACCTTCGCCGACCTCAAGGTGCCGTTCCGCTGCTGCGCGGCGAACATCGAGCGGGCCGCCGAGCACTGGTTCCACAGCGGACCGCTGGTGCCGGCGGTGCTCGCCTCGGCCTCCGTACCCGGGCTGCTGCCGCCCACCGAGATCGACGGCCGGCACTACATCGACGGCGGGGTGGTCAACTCGATCCCGGTCGGCGAGGCGGTCGCGGCCGGCGCGACCCAGGTCTTCGTCCTCCAGGTCGGCCGGATCGACCGGGAGCTGACCCCGCCCCGCCGGCCCTGGGAGATCGCCCAGGTGGCCTTCGAGATCGCCCGGCGGCACCGGTTCGCCCGGGAGATGGCCGCCGTGCCCGACGGGGTCGAGGTGCACGTGCTGCCCACCGGCGGGCTGGAGCCGCGCGACGACAGTCCGTGGGCGTACCGCGACATGGCGGCGGTGGGGCGGCGGATCAGCCGTGCGTACACCGCCTCCCGCCGTTACCTGGACTCCCTGGCCCGCTGA
- a CDS encoding serine/threonine-protein kinase encodes MKASLHAGRLLARRYRLIDQIGAGGMSVIWRSRDEVLDRVVAVKVLAPSLAADARFRDMVREEARSAAQLVHPHVTAVHDYGETVAPDGSITSFVVMELLAGEELEHRLTEGPLPWPQAVETGAQVAEALAAAHRLGIVHRDITPANVMMTRVGAKVLDFGIATRVGAPDEDEDGGTFGTPAYVAPERLDGAPAQPATDVYSLGVLLFETLTGQVPYPADTWEQLSAALAEGGTPTLDGVPGLPAPVAQICLRCLAREPRQRPTAHQVAAALRDQLLPADPQAATMLAPTMTLPALPREQRSQPGPAPTVPTPPAATGPADRRRRPLLVAGAGVVLVAGAALLVPALIPDRQPPARGLPPAGPVLVPGTTPSSVDPTGPVTPSPRPTRPARSVAPTTTAPAAVSVVEAANRLDGLIESGLASGQIRSDVGVDLRNLVRNATAAAGTPDQATAVDRLRGKIAERQREGSISPAYARQLDDAAVALAAART; translated from the coding sequence GTGAAGGCGTCACTGCACGCCGGCAGGCTGCTGGCCCGCAGGTACCGGCTCATCGACCAGATCGGGGCCGGCGGCATGTCGGTGATCTGGCGGTCCCGCGACGAGGTGCTCGACCGGGTCGTCGCGGTGAAGGTGCTCGCGCCCTCGCTCGCCGCCGACGCGCGGTTCCGGGACATGGTGCGCGAGGAGGCCCGCTCCGCCGCCCAGCTGGTCCATCCGCACGTCACCGCCGTGCACGACTACGGCGAGACGGTCGCGCCGGACGGCAGCATCACCTCCTTCGTGGTGATGGAACTGCTCGCCGGCGAGGAGCTGGAGCACCGGCTCACCGAGGGGCCGCTGCCCTGGCCGCAGGCGGTGGAGACCGGCGCGCAGGTGGCCGAGGCGCTGGCCGCCGCGCACCGCCTCGGCATCGTGCACCGGGACATCACCCCGGCGAACGTGATGATGACCCGGGTCGGCGCCAAGGTGCTCGACTTCGGCATCGCCACCCGGGTCGGCGCGCCGGACGAGGACGAGGACGGCGGCACCTTCGGCACCCCGGCGTACGTGGCGCCGGAGCGGCTGGACGGGGCCCCGGCCCAGCCGGCCACCGACGTCTACTCGCTGGGCGTGCTGCTCTTCGAGACGCTGACCGGCCAGGTCCCGTACCCGGCGGACACCTGGGAGCAGCTCAGCGCGGCGCTGGCCGAGGGCGGAACGCCCACGCTCGACGGCGTACCCGGCCTGCCCGCGCCGGTCGCGCAGATCTGCCTGCGCTGCCTGGCCCGGGAGCCCCGGCAGCGGCCGACGGCGCACCAGGTGGCGGCGGCGCTGCGGGACCAGTTGCTCCCCGCCGACCCGCAGGCGGCCACCATGCTCGCCCCGACGATGACGTTGCCGGCGCTGCCCCGGGAGCAGCGTTCGCAGCCCGGCCCGGCGCCGACGGTGCCCACCCCGCCGGCCGCCACCGGGCCGGCCGACCGCCGCCGCCGGCCGCTGCTGGTGGCCGGGGCCGGCGTGGTGCTGGTCGCCGGGGCGGCGCTGCTGGTCCCCGCCCTGATCCCGGACCGGCAGCCACCGGCCCGAGGGCTGCCGCCCGCCGGGCCGGTGCTCGTGCCCGGCACGACACCGTCGAGCGTGGACCCGACCGGCCCGGTGACCCCGTCGCCCCGGCCGACCCGACCGGCCCGGTCCGTCGCGCCGACGACGACGGCACCGGCCGCGGTCTCCGTGGTGGAGGCGGCCAACCGGCTCGACGGCCTGATCGAGTCCGGCCTGGCGAGCGGGCAGATCCGCAGCGACGTCGGCGTCGACCTGCGCAACCTGGTGCGCAACGCCACCGCTGCCGCCGGCACACCCGACCAGGCCACCGCCGTGGACCGGCTCCGCGGCAAGATCGCCGAGCGGCAGCGGGAGGGCAGCATCAGTCCGGCGTACGCCCGCCAGCTCGACGACGCGGCCGTCGCGCTGGCGGCGGCCCGGACCTGA
- a CDS encoding glycosyltransferase family 4 protein, whose protein sequence is MVVPPWLSVPPPGYGGLEQVVAGLVDALIDHGHAVTVFGAGQAHGTAADFVSTCPELQYDRLGESLPELAHLAHVNRLIDAADFDVVHDHTTIGPLVAGRRAVPTVATVHGNPVGEYGTVLGDTDHGVGLIAISHAQRRANPDLPWVGTVHNAMPLHDFPHKRAPGRGSVLWLARFSPDKGPDLAIRACRAAGLPLTLAGKCNEPAERRYFTEVVEPMLDEDVTLVLNADRAATLRLLLDARCLIMPIQWEEPFGMVMVEAMATGTPVVALRRGAVPELVRPGVTGLVCDRPDELPAALRESCHLDPADSVAHVAENFSVERMALGYESVYRTFLATRTAYPDRRQPMSVVAR, encoded by the coding sequence ATGGTGGTGCCGCCCTGGCTGTCGGTGCCACCGCCCGGCTACGGCGGCCTGGAGCAGGTGGTGGCCGGTCTGGTGGACGCGCTGATCGACCACGGCCACGCGGTGACCGTGTTCGGCGCGGGCCAGGCCCACGGCACCGCCGCCGACTTCGTCTCCACCTGCCCGGAACTCCAGTACGACCGGCTCGGCGAGTCACTGCCGGAACTGGCCCACCTGGCCCACGTCAACCGGCTCATCGACGCCGCCGACTTCGACGTGGTGCACGACCACACCACCATCGGCCCGCTGGTCGCCGGCCGCCGGGCCGTGCCCACCGTGGCGACCGTGCACGGCAACCCGGTGGGCGAGTACGGCACCGTGCTCGGCGACACCGACCACGGGGTGGGGCTGATCGCCATCTCACACGCGCAGCGCCGGGCCAACCCGGACCTGCCGTGGGTCGGCACGGTGCACAACGCGATGCCGCTGCACGACTTCCCCCACAAGCGCGCCCCCGGCCGGGGGTCGGTGCTCTGGCTCGCCCGGTTCAGCCCCGACAAGGGCCCCGACCTGGCCATCCGCGCGTGCCGGGCGGCCGGCCTGCCGCTCACCCTGGCGGGCAAGTGCAACGAGCCGGCGGAACGCCGCTACTTCACCGAGGTCGTCGAGCCGATGCTGGACGAGGACGTGACCCTGGTGCTCAACGCCGACCGGGCGGCCACCCTGCGGCTGCTGCTCGACGCCCGCTGCCTGATCATGCCGATCCAGTGGGAGGAGCCGTTCGGCATGGTCATGGTGGAGGCGATGGCGACCGGGACGCCGGTGGTGGCGCTGCGCCGGGGTGCCGTGCCCGAACTGGTCCGGCCCGGGGTGACCGGGCTGGTCTGCGACCGGCCCGACGAACTCCCGGCGGCGCTGCGCGAGTCCTGCCACCTCGACCCGGCCGACTCCGTGGCGCACGTGGCGGAGAACTTCTCGGTGGAGCGGATGGCGCTCGGCTACGAGTCGGTGTACCGGACCTTCCTGGCCACCCGGACGGCGTACCCGGACCGGCGGCAGCCGATGTCCGTGGTGGCCCGCTGA
- a CDS encoding BON domain-containing protein produces MTTSATLRTDPEIQRDVLAELDWDAQTRPTEIGVTVADGVVTLTGQVDSYARRWAAERCAHRVAGVRAVASDLEVRLPAAELRTDADIAIAAGRALEWDSFVPAERLDVTVADGWVMLRGEVEYGFQRRTAERELRRLRGVRGVTNLVEVRPPAPPSDEQNRRDLRRVLFRRTGTERIEVRVSGDTVWLDGVVRSWWQREEADRAAWATPGVREVHDAIVVTG; encoded by the coding sequence ATGACGACCAGCGCCACCCTGCGTACCGATCCGGAGATCCAGCGGGACGTGCTCGCCGAACTCGACTGGGACGCGCAGACCCGGCCGACCGAGATCGGGGTGACCGTCGCCGACGGCGTGGTGACGTTGACCGGGCAGGTCGACAGCTACGCCCGGCGCTGGGCCGCCGAGCGCTGCGCCCACCGGGTGGCCGGGGTCCGCGCCGTCGCCAGCGACCTCGAGGTACGCCTGCCGGCGGCCGAGCTGCGCACCGACGCCGACATCGCGATCGCCGCCGGCCGGGCGCTGGAATGGGACAGCTTCGTGCCCGCCGAGCGGCTCGACGTGACGGTGGCCGACGGCTGGGTGATGCTCCGCGGCGAGGTGGAGTACGGATTCCAGCGGCGTACCGCCGAACGGGAGCTGCGCCGGTTGCGCGGCGTACGCGGCGTCACCAACCTGGTGGAGGTCCGCCCGCCCGCGCCACCGAGCGACGAGCAGAACCGGCGCGACCTGCGACGGGTGCTGTTCCGGCGGACCGGCACCGAGCGGATCGAGGTGCGGGTCAGCGGCGACACCGTGTGGCTCGACGGGGTGGTCCGCTCCTGGTGGCAGCGGGAGGAGGCGGACCGGGCGGCCTGGGCCACGCCGGGCGTCCGCGAGGTGCACGACGCGATCGTGGTGACCGGCTGA